DNA sequence from the Chryseobacterium indicum genome:
TGCCTATCATTATGCTTTAACAAAGGTTTCTCCGGTGCAGGTTTCCATACTGGCTTATATTAATACCATTATTTCAATTTTCTTAAGCTGGCTGATTCTTAATGAAGAAATTTCAGCTAAATTTATCATTGCAGCGATATTGATTATTTTGGGTGTTTTTGTTATTAATTACAATAGGGAAATGTTTAAAAAGCAGCGAATCGCTTAAAAATCAATCCGAATTATTACCATTCACACAAAAATAGAGGCTCTAAACTTTCCGTTTTTTTTCTTATATTGTTTTCACCAAGTTATTCAATATGATAAAAAACGCCTTATTTGCAGTTTCTGCTATTCTACTGCTTTTAACGAGCTGCGACAATAGAAAAAAGGAAAATGACCTTACTTTAAGAGAGCAGCAATTACTGGAAAAAGAAAAATCATTTGCACAGAAGGAATCTGAATATCAGTCTCTTTTAAGAATGAGAGACAGCATCTTTGCCAAAAAAGATTCGGTGAAAATTGTGGTTTGGCCTGCTGAAATCGCCGGATCGTGGACAGGAAAAGTGATCTGTACAGAATCCAACTGCAGCGATTATGTAGTCGGCGATCAGCGTACCGATACATGGGAATTCGACAGCGATTCTATCCAGCTTGTAACCAAAATCATCAACAATAATAATCTGGTAAGGCTCTACTCCGGAAAATTTGAAAATAACGAGGCAAAGCTTAATTTTAAAACAGATTCTGCTTCAAAAAAACAGGTTGAAATGAATGTTATCCTGAATGATTTTTCAGCCAATAAAATAAGAGGGACAAGAACCATTTCAGCTGATAATAACTGTATGGCGAAATTCTCTGTAGAATTAGTACGTTCCACCAAATAAACACAAAATGACTTTACTGAGCATCCATAATCTGAGTCTTCCTATCGAAGACCCGGTACTTAAATTTCTTCTGGTTTTAATTATTATTCTTGCAGCGCCATTGCTTTTGAATAAGATAAAAGTCCCTCATTTATTGGGGCTGATTATTGCAGGAGCTGTCATCGGTCCGAACGGTTTTAATGTTCTGGCGAGAGACAGCAGTATTGTGGTAACAGGAACTACGGGACTGCTTTATATTATGTTTCTTGCAGGGCTGGAAATAGACATGGGCGATTTCAAAAAAAATAAATGGAAAAGTCTAACCTTCGGAATTTATACCTTTACGGTTCCCTTTGTTTTGGGGTATTTCGGAGCCTATTATATTCTGCATTTTTCGGTTCTGACTTCGGTACTTTTTGCCAGTTTATTTTCGTCTCACACCTTAATTGCATATCCTTTAGTCAGTAAATTGGGCATTGCAAAAAATTCCGCAGTGAACATTACTGTCGGCGGAACGATGATTACGGATATTCTTGCGCTTTTGGTTCTTGCCGTGATTGTAGGAATGTCGCAGGGTGATGTCGGAACAGAATTCTGGGTAAAACTTTCTGTCTCATTTGTGGTTTTCGGATTGGTCGTTCTTTTGATTTTCCCAATGATCGGACGTTGGTTCTTTAAAAAAGTCGATGACAAAATTTCACAGTATATTTTTGTTCTGGTGATGATCTATCTCGCGGCTTTACTGGCAGAGTTGGCAGGTGTGGAAGCTATTATCGGAGCTTTCTTTGCAGGATTGGCTTTAAACAGGCTGATTCCTCACACCTCATCGCTGATGAACCGTGTAGAATTTGTCGGAAATGCGATCTTCATCCCTTTTTTCCTGATCAGTGTAGGAATGCTGATTGATTTTAAAGTCTTTTTTAAAAGCTGGGAAACACTGGAAGTCGCCGGAATTATGCTTGTTGCTTCAATCGGCGGAAAATATCTTTCGGCTGTTGCTACGCAGAAAACATTCAGGCTTACGAAAGAAGAAGGAAAGCTGATTTTCGGGCTGAGTTCCGCTTCGGCAGCGGCAACGCTGGCTTCAGTAATGGTAGGTTACAATATCATTCTTTCGGAAACGGAAACGGGAGAACCCATCAGATTATTAAATGAGCATGTTCTGAACGGCAGTATTCTGTTGATTCTAATTTCATGTACCATTTCTTCATTCATTTCCATGTCCAGCGCACAGAAAATTGCAGAACAGGACAATGAAGATACGGTTTCCGGAAATACACATGAAGAGGAAAATATTCTTTTAGCTTTAAATTATGAAGCCACCGTTGAAAGAATGGTGAATCTGGGAATTTTAATTAAAGCCCATTCCAACACAGAAAATATATTCGCACTGAATGTGATTAATGAAGATAAAAACGAATCTTCCGTAAAAAATGCCGAAAAACTTCTGCACAGCGCTACAGATACGGCTGCTGCCGCAGATGTGAAAATTCAGCCACTGAAAAGATACGATAACGATGTAATCAACGGAGTGAATAACGTTATTAAAGAGCAGAATATTACCGATATTATTATCGGACTGGAAGATGAAAAAGGTTTTTCTCCTTCTTTTGTGTACAATCTTTACAACGGCTATCTTCAGAATGACCATGTGAATGTTTTGGTGTATCACGCTGCACAGCCTTTGTCGACCATCAAAAAATATGCAGTGATGATTCCCGAAAATGCTCATAAAGAAGCAGGTTTCTTTCATGCACTTTTAAGGGTTTGGAATATAGCCAGAAATTCCGGAGCAACGATTGTTTTTTATGCTTCGGAAACTATTCTGGATATCCTTCAGAAAATTATAAAAAAAGCCAATATTGAAGCGGAATTTATTATTATGAATTCTTGGAAAGACGGCGAAAAAACCGCAGGAGAACTTAAAGAAGATGAAGCTTTAATTATTTTTAT
Encoded proteins:
- a CDS encoding cation:proton antiporter → MTLLSIHNLSLPIEDPVLKFLLVLIIILAAPLLLNKIKVPHLLGLIIAGAVIGPNGFNVLARDSSIVVTGTTGLLYIMFLAGLEIDMGDFKKNKWKSLTFGIYTFTVPFVLGYFGAYYILHFSVLTSVLFASLFSSHTLIAYPLVSKLGIAKNSAVNITVGGTMITDILALLVLAVIVGMSQGDVGTEFWVKLSVSFVVFGLVVLLIFPMIGRWFFKKVDDKISQYIFVLVMIYLAALLAELAGVEAIIGAFFAGLALNRLIPHTSSLMNRVEFVGNAIFIPFFLISVGMLIDFKVFFKSWETLEVAGIMLVASIGGKYLSAVATQKTFRLTKEEGKLIFGLSSASAAATLASVMVGYNIILSETETGEPIRLLNEHVLNGSILLILISCTISSFISMSSAQKIAEQDNEDTVSGNTHEEENILLALNYEATVERMVNLGILIKAHSNTENIFALNVINEDKNESSVKNAEKLLHSATDTAAAADVKIQPLKRYDNDVINGVNNVIKEQNITDIIIGLEDEKGFSPSFVYNLYNGYLQNDHVNVLVYHAAQPLSTIKKYAVMIPENAHKEAGFFHALLRVWNIARNSGATIVFYASETILDILQKIIKKANIEAEFIIMNSWKDGEKTAGELKEDEALIIFMAKRGMISYIPQMRLIPELLNRNLSNNNYLLIFPFSEFDENDVEKRSVGNHDDFMEIGNVIKKIFK